In Buchnera aphidicola (Kaburagia rhusicola ensigallis), the following are encoded in one genomic region:
- the truB gene encoding tRNA pseudouridine(55) synthase TruB — protein MFFREFKIINGILLIDKPRGFSSNNILQKVKKILHIKKAGHTGSLDPIATGMLPICCGKATKFSQFLLNSNKHYRVIARLGYTTNTSDSEGKTIKIRKVNCTLTKIIEVLNSFQGDIYQIPPMYSAIKYHGQSLYKYARKGITVPRVRRKITIYKLRYINYYDYFLELDVTCSKGTYIRTLIEDIGENLGCGAHVIKLHRVQVGNYPISKMITMSQLNKLHEHDSMQFFSKSLSQFLMPLDTPVLNFPEINLSIEKASKIKQGNKIRVICHLNSKFFRITEGQNKNFIGIGKINNINELLPYRII, from the coding sequence ATGTTTTTTCGTGAATTTAAAATAATTAATGGTATATTATTAATTGATAAACCACGAGGGTTTTCTTCTAATAATATTTTGCAAAAAGTAAAAAAAATATTACATATAAAAAAAGCAGGGCATACGGGATCATTAGATCCTATTGCAACAGGAATGTTGCCTATTTGTTGTGGAAAAGCAACAAAATTTTCTCAATTTTTACTTAATTCTAACAAACATTATCGAGTAATTGCTCGCCTTGGATACACTACAAATACATCTGATTCTGAAGGTAAAACTATTAAAATTAGAAAAGTAAATTGCACATTAACGAAAATAATTGAAGTTTTAAACTCTTTTCAAGGTGATATTTATCAAATTCCTCCTATGTATTCTGCAATCAAATATCATGGTCAATCGCTATATAAATATGCTAGAAAAGGTATTACTGTACCAAGAGTGCGTAGAAAGATTACTATTTATAAATTACGGTATATTAACTATTATGATTATTTTCTAGAATTAGACGTTACATGTTCTAAAGGAACTTATATTAGAACTTTAATAGAAGATATAGGAGAGAATTTAGGATGTGGTGCACATGTGATCAAATTACATAGAGTTCAAGTGGGTAATTATCCAATCTCTAAAATGATAACTATGAGTCAATTAAACAAATTACATGAACACGATAGTATGCAGTTTTTTTCGAAAAGTTTATCTCAATTTTTAATGCCTTTAGATACCCCTGTTTTAAATTTTCCAGAAATAAATTTATCTATTGAAAAAGCAAGCAAAATAAAACAGGGTAATAAAATAAGAGTTATTTGTCATCTAAACAGTAAATTTTTTCGTATTACAGAAGGACAAAATAAAAATTTTATTGGAATAGGGAAAATAAATAATATTAATGAATTATTGCCTTATCGTATTATTTGA
- the rbfA gene encoding 30S ribosome-binding factor RbfA: MVQSNRFFRVSRELQKEISWIICHSLSDPSLKAIITVLEVQTSCDFNYSKIYVSVFDNNKILSPKNVVLTLQKSSSYIRYLLAKKVRLRIIPKLHFIYDNSLIKGIKLSKLISRSFKK, encoded by the coding sequence ATGGTACAATCTAACCGTTTTTTTCGTGTATCAAGAGAATTGCAGAAAGAAATATCATGGATTATTTGTCATTCGCTATCCGATCCTAGTTTGAAAGCTATAATAACGGTGTTGGAAGTTCAGACTTCTTGTGATTTTAATTATTCTAAAATATATGTTAGCGTATTTGACAATAATAAAATATTATCTCCAAAAAATGTCGTGTTAACATTGCAAAAATCTTCATCTTACATAAGATATTTATTAGCAAAGAAAGTTCGTTTGCGAATCATTCCTAAATTACATTTTATTTATGATAACTCATTAATTAAAGGTATCAAATTAAGTAAGTTAATAAGTAGATCTTTTAAAAAATAA
- the infB gene encoding translation initiation factor IF-2 codes for MMEINIKILAEEMNISIEDLVKKCISAGILKQEYNYINDHEKKILDKYLKSTSTILKNTLTLKRKTRSTLNISNVGGKNKYVQVEIRKKKTYIKPQQEFKHDIFKKINFFSKKNNDNTLLTTGKKDDSTIHSHKSSTKNSSILNNLKLNLKSNDIRRKINNFSRNAVNKNHFSKTVISKHAPDIKRSTFENKKTNKEQKRNQIQSIINYDKYHVANMIRSSYSHSNNDSIEIKSKSNNKHTKRLRHKKKIYRVDLKNSTDIEHNNRSYPSSILRQVFQKPSCIINRDIIINNAMTVSELANKMAVKCSELIKIMMKLGYAVTINQNLDQDIAQLVAEEMGHKVTIHQDDSLEQKIMRNRNVSNTVLKIRPPIVTVMGHVDHGKTSLLDYIKLTKIASQEAGGITQHIGAYCIEIERKIITFLDTPGHAAFTAMRARGAKITDIVILVIAADDGVKPQTIEAIQHAQAASVPIIVAINKIDKLNSEPDKIKNELTKYNIVPEEWGGNNIFVHISAKTGQGINHLLKSILVQAEMLELKASSSGMATGLVIESFLDKGQGPIATILIQEGVLNKGDVVLCGLEYGKIRAIKNSLEQEIEFAGPSIPVKVLGLSGIPISGDTIIVVRNEKEARAVSLHRQEKFREKKLSKKTIYNVSNIFEKVKKDNELELNIVLKSDVQGSLEAISDALHSLSNNNVKIKIIGKGVGNITETDVSLAIASKAMIIGFNVKSDLSVKQMVFKENVDLRYYSVIYHIIDEIKNSIYGMTIPKYKQEIVGLAEVRNVFKSPKFGSIAGCMVIEGIVKRNDCVRILRQNKAIYTGELESLRRFKEDVHEVRNGVECGIGIKNYNDICINDLIEAFQKLKIK; via the coding sequence ATTATGGAAATAAATATAAAAATATTAGCTGAAGAAATGAATATTTCAATAGAAGATTTAGTAAAAAAATGTATTAGTGCGGGTATCTTAAAACAAGAATATAATTACATTAATGATCATGAAAAAAAAATTTTAGATAAATATTTAAAAAGTACTAGTACTATATTAAAAAATACATTAACTTTAAAAAGAAAAACTAGAAGTACATTGAATATATCTAATGTAGGAGGAAAAAATAAATATGTTCAAGTTGAAATTAGAAAGAAAAAAACATATATAAAGCCTCAACAAGAGTTTAAACATGATATTTTTAAGAAAATTAATTTTTTTTCAAAAAAAAATAATGATAATACACTACTAACAACAGGAAAAAAAGATGACAGCACAATTCATTCTCACAAAAGTTCTACTAAAAATAGTAGTATTCTTAATAATTTAAAATTAAATTTAAAATCTAATGATATTAGAAGAAAAATTAATAATTTTTCTCGTAATGCAGTTAATAAAAATCATTTTTCTAAGACAGTAATATCAAAACATGCTCCAGATATCAAACGGTCTACATTTGAAAATAAAAAAACTAATAAAGAACAAAAGAGAAATCAAATTCAATCAATTATTAATTATGATAAATATCATGTTGCTAACATGATACGTTCTAGTTACTCTCATAGCAATAATGATAGTATAGAAATAAAAAGTAAATCTAATAATAAACATACAAAACGTTTGCGTCATAAAAAAAAGATTTATCGAGTAGATTTAAAAAATTCTACTGATATAGAACACAATAATAGAAGTTATCCAAGTAGCATCTTACGACAAGTTTTTCAAAAACCATCTTGTATAATTAATCGAGATATAATAATTAATAATGCGATGACAGTATCTGAATTAGCAAATAAAATGGCAGTTAAATGTTCTGAATTGATTAAAATTATGATGAAATTAGGTTATGCGGTAACTATCAATCAAAATTTAGATCAAGATATAGCACAATTAGTTGCAGAAGAAATGGGCCATAAAGTAACTATACATCAAGATGATTCGTTAGAACAAAAAATTATGAGAAATCGTAATGTTAGCAATACCGTTTTAAAGATTCGCCCTCCTATAGTAACTGTTATGGGTCATGTAGATCATGGAAAAACTTCATTATTAGATTACATTAAATTAACTAAAATTGCCTCTCAAGAAGCTGGTGGAATCACTCAACATATAGGTGCATATTGCATTGAAATAGAACGTAAAATTATTACATTTTTAGATACACCTGGTCATGCAGCGTTTACTGCAATGAGAGCTCGTGGAGCTAAAATTACTGATATAGTGATTTTAGTTATAGCTGCTGATGATGGAGTTAAACCTCAAACAATAGAAGCTATACAACATGCTCAAGCAGCATCAGTTCCAATTATAGTGGCCATTAACAAAATAGATAAATTAAATTCAGAACCAGATAAAATTAAAAATGAATTGACGAAATATAATATCGTTCCAGAAGAATGGGGCGGCAATAATATTTTTGTACATATTTCAGCTAAAACAGGACAAGGTATAAATCATTTATTAAAGTCTATTTTAGTACAAGCTGAGATGTTGGAATTAAAAGCCTCTTCTTCTGGAATGGCTACAGGTTTAGTAATTGAATCATTTTTAGATAAAGGACAAGGCCCAATTGCTACGATATTAATACAAGAAGGAGTATTAAATAAAGGTGATGTAGTATTATGTGGATTAGAATATGGGAAAATTCGTGCTATAAAAAATTCTTTAGAACAAGAAATTGAATTTGCTGGTCCTTCCATTCCAGTAAAAGTATTAGGTTTATCAGGAATTCCTATATCTGGGGATACAATAATTGTTGTTAGAAACGAAAAAGAAGCTCGCGCAGTTTCTTTACATCGTCAAGAAAAATTTAGAGAAAAAAAGTTATCTAAAAAAACAATATATAATGTATCTAATATTTTTGAAAAAGTAAAAAAAGATAATGAATTAGAGTTAAATATTGTTTTAAAATCTGATGTTCAAGGTTCATTAGAAGCTATTTCTGATGCTTTACATTCATTGTCTAATAATAATGTAAAAATAAAAATTATAGGAAAAGGAGTAGGTAACATTACAGAAACTGATGTATCTCTTGCTATTGCTTCAAAAGCGATGATTATAGGTTTTAACGTTAAATCAGATTTGTCTGTTAAGCAAATGGTTTTCAAAGAAAACGTAGATTTACGTTATTATTCGGTAATATATCACATTATTGATGAAATAAAAAATTCTATATATGGTATGACTATTCCTAAATATAAACAAGAAATAGTAGGATTAGCAGAAGTAAGAAATGTATTTAAATCTCCAAAGTTTGGAAGCATAGCTGGATGTATGGTTATTGAAGGTATAGTAAAACGTAATGATTGCGTTCGAATATTAAGACAAAATAAAGCAATTTATACTGGAGAATTAGAATCGTTGAGAAGATTCAAAGAAGACGTGCATGAAGTAAGAAACGGAGTAGAATGTGGTATTGGAATAAAAAATTATAATGATATTTGTATTAACGATTTAATTGAAGCGTTTCAAAAACTTAAAATTAAGTAA
- the nusA gene encoding transcription termination factor NusA, with protein sequence MNKEILAVVEAVSNEKSLPRTKIFEALESALAIATKKKYDQDVDVRVKINRKDGSFETFRRWLVVHEVSFPTREITFEAAQFENNLIKINDYIEDKIKSVTFDRITTQTAKQVIVQKVREAERAMIVDQFRNHFGEIVTGIVKKINRDSITLDLGNNAEALILKEDMLPRENFRLGDRIRGVLYAIYPEARGIQLFVSRSKPEMLIELFKIEVPEIGEEIIEIKAAARDPGSRAKIAVKSNDKRTDPVGACVGMRGARVQAVSSELCGERIDIVLWDKNAAQFVINSMAPADVASIVVDEESHTMDISVDPRNLAQAIGRNGQNVRLASQLSGWEINVMTIDDLKIKHQKEADKILNIFKKYLNIDEKILKILIQEGFSSIEELVYIPFEELLHVNNINETLALLIRMEAEKALTTIEKENEKRLEDKKPKQELLNLKGMNSKIALKLVQKNIYNLEELADQGVDDLIDIEELNINTAGDLIMAARNICWFGEKT encoded by the coding sequence ATGAATAAAGAAATCTTAGCTGTTGTGGAAGCTGTTTCTAATGAAAAATCTCTACCTCGAACAAAAATTTTTGAAGCGTTAGAGAGTGCATTAGCAATTGCAACTAAAAAAAAATATGATCAAGATGTTGATGTTCGGGTAAAAATTAATAGAAAAGACGGAAGTTTTGAAACATTTCGACGTTGGTTAGTGGTACATGAAGTGTCATTTCCAACGAGAGAAATCACATTTGAAGCTGCTCAATTTGAAAATAATTTAATAAAAATTAATGACTATATAGAAGATAAAATAAAATCAGTTACATTTGATAGAATAACCACTCAAACAGCAAAACAAGTTATTGTACAAAAAGTACGAGAAGCTGAAAGAGCAATGATTGTAGATCAATTTCGAAATCATTTTGGAGAAATTGTTACAGGAATAGTAAAAAAAATTAATAGAGATAGTATTACTTTGGATTTAGGAAATAATGCTGAAGCGTTAATTTTAAAAGAAGATATGCTTCCAAGAGAAAATTTTAGATTAGGTGATCGAATAAGAGGTGTTCTTTATGCTATTTATCCTGAAGCACGAGGTATACAATTATTTGTCAGTAGATCTAAACCTGAAATGTTAATTGAATTATTTAAAATTGAAGTCCCAGAAATAGGAGAAGAAATAATTGAAATTAAAGCAGCAGCTCGTGATCCAGGATCTAGAGCCAAAATCGCAGTAAAAAGCAATGATAAAAGAACTGATCCAGTAGGTGCTTGTGTTGGAATGAGAGGAGCTAGAGTACAAGCAGTATCTAGCGAATTATGTGGTGAACGTATCGACATTGTATTATGGGATAAAAATGCAGCTCAATTTGTTATTAATTCTATGGCTCCGGCTGATGTTGCTTCTATTGTAGTTGATGAAGAAAGTCATACGATGGACATTTCTGTAGATCCTAGAAATCTAGCACAAGCTATTGGGAGAAATGGTCAAAATGTGCGATTAGCTTCTCAACTAAGTGGTTGGGAAATTAATGTTATGACCATTGATGATTTAAAAATAAAGCATCAAAAAGAGGCAGACAAAATTTTAAATATTTTTAAAAAATATTTAAATATAGATGAGAAAATATTGAAAATTTTAATTCAAGAAGGATTTTCTTCAATAGAAGAATTAGTATATATTCCGTTCGAAGAGTTACTTCATGTTAATAACATAAATGAAACGTTAGCTCTATTAATTCGAATGGAAGCAGAAAAAGCTTTAACCACAATTGAAAAAGAAAATGAAAAAAGATTAGAAGATAAAAAACCTAAACAGGAATTATTGAATTTAAAAGGAATGAATTCGAAAATAGCTTTAAAATTAGTACAAAAAAATATTTATAATTTAGAAGAATTAGCTGATCAGGGAGTAGATGATTTAATTGATATTGAAGAACTCAACATTAATACAGCTGGTGATTTGATTATGGCGGCACGTAATATATGTTGGTTTGGTGAAAAGACCTAA
- the secG gene encoding preprotein translocase subunit SecG, whose translation MYNFFLGIFVFVSFCLVFLIMIQNGKNSDVNAGFNLIKSKQTITFCNNSMLIRITGVFAFLFFLISLIICNISYNNVL comes from the coding sequence ATGTATAATTTTTTTTTGGGAATTTTTGTTTTTGTTTCTTTTTGCCTTGTTTTTTTAATTATGATACAAAATGGAAAAAATAGTGATGTAAATGCTGGTTTTAATTTAATAAAATCAAAACAAACGATTACTTTTTGTAATAATAGTATGTTAATACGTATTACTGGTGTTTTTGCTTTTTTGTTTTTTTTAATTAGTTTAATAATATGCAATATCAGTTATAATAATGTACTTTAG